From one Verrucomicrobiota bacterium genomic stretch:
- the mgtE gene encoding magnesium transporter, whose protein sequence is MPNAIHSHAAARKLAQYSLEELMVFADGALDQIDPIKLSNTSPYEVGCFLERLSPEDQQFLLKKLSSSDASEVLAEMMPCDSAEILTEMRDHRAVKILQELEPDDAVDLLLNVEIKDRERLLSKLPKDFADTIRDLMCYDPNTAGGVMTPYVTTIRDTMTVDDAIQYVRREKNETENTDQLFVVDQHRCLVGSTTVRNLIWAKSQQRVADIMERDIPGICKPDESKQDVALAMTESHAQILPVVDNQGRLLGIITHDDVIDILHEAATSDMQKLCGAGGDEHVTDSVWYSVTKRAPWLIANLFLSLVSTGIISDFSDRIAEAALLAAFLNLVTVLSDNAGSQSLAVSIRALALGELLPSDIKQIYAKEAIKGLLNGIIIGAVAAIVAVIWTKDGMMGLLVFLALVITVVFAGILGAFVPIALKKLKLDPANSSAIILTALVEPVTILIFLWLGTRLVCPPAA, encoded by the coding sequence ATGCCTAACGCTATTCACAGCCACGCCGCCGCCCGAAAACTCGCGCAGTATTCGCTCGAGGAGCTGATGGTTTTTGCGGACGGTGCGCTCGATCAGATTGATCCGATCAAGCTTTCCAATACATCGCCCTACGAGGTCGGGTGTTTTCTCGAACGTCTTTCGCCAGAGGACCAGCAGTTTTTACTCAAAAAACTCTCATCGTCGGATGCATCGGAAGTCTTAGCGGAAATGATGCCATGCGACTCCGCAGAAATTCTGACGGAGATGCGGGATCATCGGGCGGTTAAAATCCTTCAAGAATTAGAGCCTGACGATGCGGTTGATCTTTTACTGAACGTCGAAATTAAAGATCGCGAACGCCTCCTCAGTAAATTACCCAAGGACTTTGCCGATACCATCCGCGACCTGATGTGTTATGATCCCAATACCGCAGGTGGGGTCATGACGCCTTATGTGACGACGATTCGGGATACGATGACGGTTGACGATGCGATCCAGTATGTGCGGCGGGAAAAGAATGAGACGGAAAATACGGACCAGCTTTTTGTTGTCGATCAACACCGGTGTCTCGTCGGCAGTACAACCGTTCGAAATCTCATTTGGGCGAAATCTCAACAGCGCGTTGCCGATATTATGGAGCGCGATATTCCGGGAATTTGTAAGCCTGATGAATCGAAGCAGGACGTTGCGCTCGCGATGACCGAGAGTCACGCACAGATTCTACCTGTTGTGGACAATCAGGGGCGCCTTCTCGGTATTATTACTCACGACGACGTTATTGATATTCTCCATGAAGCTGCGACCTCAGATATGCAAAAGCTCTGTGGTGCGGGTGGTGACGAACATGTAACGGATAGCGTTTGGTACAGTGTAACGAAACGGGCTCCCTGGCTCATTGCGAATCTCTTTTTATCCCTCGTGAGTACGGGAATTATTTCGGATTTTTCAGATCGGATTGCCGAAGCAGCGCTCTTGGCGGCCTTTTTAAATCTTGTGACGGTTCTGAGCGATAATGCAGGTTCTCAATCGTTAGCGGTTTCCATCCGAGCGCTTGCCTTAGGGGAACTCTTACCTTCGGATATTAAACAAATTTACGCTAAGGAGGCGATTAAGGGTCTCTTAAATGGTATTATCATTGGAGCGGTTGCAGCGATTGTAGCAGTGATTTGGACGAAAGACGGGATGATGGGGTTACTCGTCTTTTTAGCACTCGTCATTACAGTTGTTTTTGCCGGTATTTTAGGCGCTTTTGTTCCAATTGCGCTGAAAAAGCTCAAGCTCGACCCGGCTAATAGTTCTGCGATTATTTTAACCGCGCTTGTTGAACCGGTGACGATTCTCATCTTCCTCTGGCTCGGAACGCGTCTAGTTTGTCCGCCTGCAGCTTAG
- the fabD gene encoding ACP S-malonyltransferase yields the protein MRKIGLLFPGQGTQCIGMGQSLCEHDPWVRERYAEASTILGYDLEKLCADGPLEQLTDSRYCQPALFVHGFVAAKVLQLLLQDTTVAGSAGLSIGSLVALAVAGVYDFATGVCIAQKRGALIQEACERTCGGMASILGVSVDQVQALCQATGVEMSNVNCPGQIVISGEKDRVDTAVLRASELTGGRAIPLNVAGAFHSSLMASACPPFKEFLEPLEFNPMQWPVISNVTGQVIEDVSHIKSLLVQQIVSPVLWWQCMQTAASLGVLEFYQCGPGKTLIGMAKRIDPNLIVRPFGDYDDWNG from the coding sequence ATGCGAAAGATCGGTTTACTGTTCCCTGGCCAGGGAACGCAGTGTATCGGGATGGGGCAATCGCTCTGTGAACATGACCCGTGGGTTCGTGAACGCTATGCCGAAGCGAGCACGATTTTGGGCTATGATCTCGAAAAACTTTGTGCAGATGGTCCACTCGAACAATTGACGGATAGCCGTTACTGTCAGCCCGCACTCTTTGTGCACGGTTTCGTGGCTGCTAAGGTCCTCCAGTTACTACTCCAAGACACAACGGTTGCCGGTTCTGCGGGACTGAGTATTGGTTCGCTCGTGGCACTTGCCGTAGCGGGCGTCTACGATTTCGCGACCGGTGTCTGTATCGCACAAAAACGTGGAGCGCTCATCCAAGAGGCGTGTGAACGCACATGTGGCGGCATGGCCTCCATCTTGGGAGTATCGGTCGACCAAGTTCAGGCACTTTGCCAAGCCACCGGTGTTGAAATGTCCAATGTCAATTGCCCCGGACAGATTGTGATTTCCGGCGAAAAAGACCGTGTGGATACTGCCGTTTTACGAGCATCCGAGTTAACCGGAGGACGTGCGATTCCTCTTAACGTTGCAGGAGCATTCCATAGTTCGCTGATGGCATCTGCGTGTCCGCCCTTTAAGGAATTTCTCGAGCCGCTAGAATTTAATCCCATGCAATGGCCCGTGATCAGTAATGTAACAGGGCAGGTTATTGAGGACGTGTCACATATAAAATCCCTACTGGTCCAACAGATTGTATCGCCCGTGTTGTGGTGGCAATGCATGCAGACCGCGGCTTCTCTAGGCGTTTTAGAGTTCTATCAATGTGGTCCCGGCAAGACATTGATCGGCATGGCAAAGCGAATCGATCCGAATTTAATCGTTCGGCCCTTCGGGGATTATGACGAT
- a CDS encoding type II secretion system GspH family protein, which translates to MGQKGRRRAFTLIEIVFVISILGVLIALALPGFQSIRTKARKTQDMANLKKIAEAWQIFSESRGMMPPYTGCNDRVEFAAILAGLDGSKRGSILNDANVYCSSGDKYASPLTSDIIGYVDVQGNEYYARPWERVDNALCTNHNEVLSYGLIQGVNPNRPRETLPIAFTRGLKENGLWDAKYGVYGSEGGFVAYADGHVTWYDGNQPVSFLRPDQSDYTHNLRELFDSDVWISCGSGDFRSIVGEDQSPLILSASGTGARWRAGN; encoded by the coding sequence ATGGGCCAAAAGGGAAGGCGACGTGCATTTACATTGATTGAGATCGTTTTTGTGATTTCGATCCTCGGCGTCCTGATAGCGCTTGCGTTACCAGGCTTTCAGTCGATTCGTACCAAAGCACGTAAGACGCAGGACATGGCGAATTTAAAAAAGATCGCCGAAGCCTGGCAGATATTTTCGGAAAGCCGGGGGATGATGCCGCCGTACACGGGGTGTAACGATCGGGTAGAGTTCGCGGCGATTTTAGCGGGGCTTGATGGCTCGAAGCGCGGGAGTATTTTAAACGACGCTAATGTGTATTGTTCCTCGGGGGATAAGTATGCTTCGCCGTTGACTTCGGATATCATTGGTTATGTCGATGTCCAAGGAAATGAATACTATGCGCGGCCTTGGGAGCGAGTCGATAATGCGCTCTGTACCAACCACAATGAGGTATTGAGCTATGGCCTTATTCAGGGCGTGAATCCGAATCGTCCGCGGGAAACTCTACCAATTGCTTTTACGCGAGGTCTCAAGGAAAATGGTCTCTGGGATGCAAAGTATGGAGTGTATGGCTCCGAGGGCGGATTTGTTGCCTATGCCGACGGACATGTGACGTGGTACGATGGCAACCAACCGGTATCATTTTTACGCCCCGATCAGAGCGATTATACCCACAACCTGCGCGAGCTTTTTGATTCCGACGTATGGATTAGCTGCGGAAGCGGGGATTTTAGATCGATTGTCGGTGAGGATCAGTCACCCCTCATATTATCAGCATCGGGGACCGGTGCGCGCTGGCGTGCCGGCAATTAG
- the lysS gene encoding lysine--tRNA ligase: protein MSEPNEITHTSDVYAVRKHKLSQLRADGYDPFQQNCTQDATSAQVLQSYEEGSEKLFSVAGRIVVFRAMGKATFTKLLDRDGLVQVYVSQNDLGEAAYQSFKKLDIGDIIGVTGPLFKTNTGEITVRAKSYTLVSKSLRPLPEKWHGLVNDDQIYRQRYLDLIVNPESRKRAFQRTKIVQKIREFLWNRDFVEVETPMLSAIAGGAAAKPFMTHMNALDHDFYLRIAPELYLKRMLVAGFDRVFEMGRMFRNEGLSRRHNPEFTMLELYQAYSDHLGMMELVKSLILHLCDTVLGSRVITRYDGLQIDLDGEWKQANYCDLVMDALNDPNWFSKSREEKLAICAERAIEVSPEAEDFEVTNAVYSKLVEPNLINPTFVLQIPRELCPLAKLNPQDPRFLNVFELCINGQEIAPAYSEQNDPFVQREMFEAQVGEEQQNLDNDFLTALEYGMPPAGGMGIGIDRLVILLTGAESIRDTILYPTLKPLQE from the coding sequence ATGAGCGAACCCAATGAAATTACCCATACGAGCGACGTTTATGCCGTTCGCAAACACAAATTATCCCAGCTGCGCGCCGACGGCTACGATCCTTTTCAGCAGAACTGTACGCAAGACGCGACAAGTGCCCAGGTACTTCAATCCTATGAAGAAGGCTCTGAAAAACTATTTTCTGTTGCGGGGAGGATTGTTGTTTTTCGAGCGATGGGGAAAGCGACATTCACTAAGTTACTCGATCGAGATGGGTTGGTACAGGTCTATGTTTCACAAAATGATCTGGGTGAAGCCGCCTATCAATCATTCAAAAAGCTCGATATTGGGGATATCATTGGTGTAACAGGTCCTCTTTTTAAAACCAACACAGGTGAAATTACCGTTCGCGCAAAATCCTATACGCTCGTCAGTAAATCACTCCGACCTCTTCCCGAAAAATGGCATGGACTCGTCAATGATGATCAGATTTATCGCCAGCGCTATCTCGATCTCATCGTCAATCCAGAATCGCGGAAACGTGCCTTTCAACGTACGAAAATCGTTCAAAAAATTCGGGAATTTCTCTGGAACCGTGACTTTGTAGAAGTCGAAACCCCGATGCTCAGTGCAATCGCAGGGGGTGCTGCGGCTAAACCGTTTATGACACATATGAATGCGCTCGATCACGACTTTTATTTAAGAATCGCACCAGAACTGTACTTGAAACGTATGCTCGTAGCTGGCTTCGATCGCGTATTTGAGATGGGTCGAATGTTTCGCAATGAAGGTCTGTCACGCCGACACAACCCCGAGTTTACCATGCTCGAACTCTATCAGGCCTATTCCGATCATTTGGGGATGATGGAACTCGTCAAAAGTCTCATCCTTCATCTCTGTGATACGGTGCTCGGTTCCCGGGTGATCACGCGTTACGACGGTCTACAAATCGATCTCGACGGGGAGTGGAAGCAAGCCAATTATTGCGATCTCGTTATGGATGCGCTCAACGACCCCAATTGGTTCTCAAAATCACGAGAAGAGAAGCTCGCCATCTGTGCGGAACGGGCTATCGAAGTTTCACCTGAAGCAGAAGATTTTGAAGTCACAAACGCCGTCTACAGCAAACTCGTCGAACCCAATCTCATCAACCCGACATTCGTTCTGCAAATTCCCCGAGAACTCTGCCCGCTCGCAAAACTTAACCCACAGGATCCACGGTTTTTAAACGTATTTGAATTGTGTATCAACGGCCAAGAAATTGCGCCGGCATACTCAGAACAAAACGATCCCTTTGTGCAGCGAGAAATGTTTGAAGCCCAAGTCGGCGAAGAACAGCAAAATCTCGATAATGATTTCTTGACCGCTCTCGAATACGGTATGCCACCCGCTGGCGGTATGGGAATCGGCATCGATCGCCTGGTCATTCTCCTCACCGGTGCAGAAAGCATCCGCGATACCATTCTTTATCCTACGCTTAAACCGCTTCAGGAATAA
- the miaB gene encoding tRNA (N6-isopentenyl adenosine(37)-C2)-methylthiotransferase MiaB, producing MEQTVYIKTYGCQMNERESEALAAVLRQAGYQLVDRETDAAIILLNTCSVREQSELKAIGKSNLLGRTARAPVIGILGCMAQNLGASLLKKIPQVRLIVGPSNIAKVPELLAELKRHPEQRFVETDYGEIDAVFVQAHDPEHVPISAYVSIMQGCNMHCAYCIVPKTRGPERYRPKEEILQEIRWLAERGAKEVTLLGQIVNHYGGSVGRGKSPFVQLLEGVQEIAGIERIRFTSPHPQGFREDLIDAYRDLSKLCPYVHLPLQSGSDKILRTMRRPYTQRSFLAIVEALRERVPTISISTDIIVGFPGETKEDFQQTCETFDAVRFDMAYLFKYSIRPGTVAETLKDQVEQSVKEARHQILQQKLEQYSRAYHRAMVGKTYQVLVEKPARRGQDRLEGRTPEHKKVIFEGPQALIGQVIPVQITSASISTLEGIIPEAV from the coding sequence ATGGAGCAAACGGTCTACATCAAGACGTACGGCTGTCAGATGAATGAACGTGAGTCGGAAGCGCTAGCGGCTGTCTTACGGCAAGCGGGGTATCAACTCGTCGATCGGGAGACCGATGCGGCTATTATTTTACTGAATACTTGTAGTGTTCGCGAGCAGTCGGAGCTCAAGGCCATTGGGAAATCGAATCTCCTTGGGCGTACAGCACGTGCGCCGGTGATTGGGATTTTAGGTTGTATGGCACAAAACTTAGGTGCTTCCTTATTGAAGAAAATTCCTCAAGTACGTTTAATTGTGGGGCCGAGTAATATCGCAAAGGTTCCGGAGCTCTTAGCGGAACTAAAGCGTCATCCGGAGCAACGCTTTGTCGAAACGGATTATGGCGAGATTGATGCGGTATTTGTACAAGCCCACGATCCGGAGCACGTTCCCATATCGGCGTATGTTTCGATTATGCAGGGGTGTAATATGCATTGCGCGTACTGCATTGTGCCGAAAACACGTGGGCCAGAGCGGTACCGTCCGAAGGAGGAGATTCTTCAGGAAATTCGATGGCTTGCGGAGCGTGGGGCAAAGGAGGTGACGCTTTTGGGGCAGATTGTCAATCATTACGGTGGATCTGTTGGACGTGGGAAAAGTCCGTTTGTACAGCTCTTAGAAGGTGTACAGGAAATTGCGGGAATTGAGCGCATTCGTTTTACGTCGCCGCATCCACAGGGTTTTCGCGAGGACCTGATCGATGCCTATCGGGATCTTTCGAAGCTTTGTCCTTACGTACATCTACCACTACAGAGTGGTTCGGATAAAATTCTCCGTACGATGCGACGGCCGTATACGCAGCGTTCATTTTTAGCGATTGTTGAGGCGTTGCGAGAACGCGTTCCGACGATTTCGATTTCGACGGATATTATTGTTGGGTTTCCCGGGGAGACCAAGGAAGATTTTCAGCAAACCTGTGAGACCTTCGATGCAGTGCGTTTCGATATGGCCTATCTCTTTAAGTACAGTATTCGTCCTGGGACAGTTGCGGAAACCCTCAAGGATCAAGTGGAGCAAAGTGTTAAAGAGGCACGACACCAAATTTTACAGCAAAAGCTCGAACAATATTCCCGCGCGTACCACCGGGCGATGGTGGGTAAAACTTATCAAGTGCTCGTTGAAAAGCCGGCACGCCGGGGGCAAGATCGTCTCGAAGGGCGGACGCCTGAACATAAAAAGGTCATTTTTGAGGGGCCTCAAGCACTCATAGGCCAGGTTATACCGGTCCAAATTACGAGTGCTTCGATTTCGACGCTCGAAGGAATTATTCCTGAAGCGGTTTAA
- a CDS encoding CatB-related O-acetyltransferase produces MPDSTQIYPIPNVHNVVHVQPTIRNPKIIVGDFTYFSDPDFEQHVTHHYDFSTDRLIIGKFCQLGQGIEFVMNSANHQMNAVSTFPFFIFPEWEQQPPAPDNFPYKGDTIVGNDVWIGQNVTILPGVHIGDGAIIGLNSTVTRHVPPYTIVGGNPAREIRKRFDDELIQLLLEYRWWDLPVKEIKKIAPQLSNPDLDTMKQFLKNALHKRNA; encoded by the coding sequence ATGCCGGATTCGACTCAGATTTACCCTATTCCCAACGTACACAATGTCGTTCACGTCCAACCGACGATTCGGAATCCCAAAATTATTGTTGGAGATTTTACGTATTTTAGCGACCCGGATTTCGAGCAACACGTCACACACCACTACGACTTTTCAACTGATCGACTAATTATCGGAAAATTCTGCCAACTTGGCCAAGGAATTGAGTTTGTGATGAACAGTGCGAACCACCAGATGAACGCTGTTTCGACATTTCCCTTTTTTATTTTTCCGGAATGGGAACAACAACCGCCTGCACCCGATAACTTTCCCTACAAAGGTGATACAATTGTGGGTAATGATGTTTGGATTGGGCAAAATGTTACGATTCTACCAGGTGTTCATATTGGGGATGGTGCGATTATTGGTCTCAACAGCACGGTAACACGCCATGTACCACCTTATACCATTGTCGGCGGAAATCCCGCACGGGAGATTCGGAAGCGCTTTGACGATGAACTGATTCAACTATTACTGGAATATCGTTGGTGGGATTTACCGGTTAAAGAAATTAAAAAAATCGCTCCTCAGTTATCCAATCCCGATCTCGATACGATGAAGCAGTTTTTAAAAAACGCACTGCATAAACGTAACGCCTAA
- the rplM gene encoding 50S ribosomal protein L13 encodes MKTTLVQNEAVQQRAWRIVDASGVVLGKLAVKVADALRGKDKPTFTPHVDTGDFVVVVNADKVKLTGKKETQKQYMFYSQYLGNERYESVEKMRAHRPEFIIEHAVKGMLQRNRLARAMIRKLKVYAGSEHPHAAQQPKPMIIE; translated from the coding sequence ATGAAAACGACTTTGGTCCAAAATGAAGCAGTACAGCAACGCGCATGGAGAATCGTCGATGCGTCTGGGGTCGTACTCGGTAAGCTCGCGGTAAAGGTTGCGGATGCCCTACGCGGTAAAGATAAGCCCACCTTTACGCCGCATGTCGATACGGGCGATTTCGTCGTTGTTGTCAATGCCGACAAAGTCAAGCTAACGGGTAAAAAAGAGACGCAAAAACAATATATGTTTTACTCGCAGTATCTCGGTAATGAACGCTATGAGAGTGTCGAAAAGATGCGTGCGCATCGTCCCGAATTTATTATCGAGCATGCGGTTAAAGGTATGCTACAGCGGAATCGTCTTGCACGTGCTATGATACGTAAGTTAAAAGTTTATGCGGGATCCGAGCATCCGCATGCGGCTCAGCAACCCAAGCCAATGATCATCGAATAA
- the ispG gene encoding (E)-4-hydroxy-3-methylbut-2-enyl-diphosphate synthase has translation MQRRVTRPVRIGNFVIGENNPILVQSMTNTPTEDVAATVRQIHQLVDAGCEIVRIAVPNLNSVKALAEIRKRSANIPLVADVHFSPTIALACLPFVDKVRINPGNFHPNRDVLKKLFTRAKQEAKAIRLGANWGSIDRTLIAQWGHSPETVYQSFLPFLEAAHEIDFQNIVLSFKASNVPMTVTIIRQLVEKLDATDYDFPFHLGVTEAGNGVMGRIKGAIGIGGLLLDGIGDTLRVSLTEDPVQEIAVAYDILQATQRRISQTEYIACPSCSRTSFDIQRVLSELKAQTATLQGIKIAIMGCVVNGLGELADADFGCVGAGPGHVNLYAHGQCVKTNIAEADAVGELLSLIATHE, from the coding sequence ATGCAACGTCGGGTGACACGTCCGGTTCGAATTGGGAATTTTGTGATTGGAGAAAACAATCCGATCCTCGTCCAATCGATGACCAATACGCCAACGGAAGATGTTGCAGCTACAGTCCGCCAAATTCACCAGTTAGTTGACGCGGGATGCGAGATTGTTCGCATTGCGGTTCCAAACCTAAATTCAGTTAAGGCATTAGCTGAAATTCGCAAGCGATCCGCCAACATTCCATTGGTCGCCGATGTTCACTTTTCCCCGACTATCGCCCTCGCTTGCCTCCCCTTTGTCGACAAAGTACGAATCAATCCTGGTAATTTTCATCCGAATCGCGATGTTCTTAAAAAATTATTTACTCGAGCAAAACAGGAAGCAAAAGCAATAAGACTGGGGGCTAATTGGGGATCGATTGATCGCACGCTGATCGCCCAATGGGGACACTCCCCTGAGACGGTTTATCAGAGTTTTTTGCCCTTTCTAGAAGCCGCGCACGAAATTGATTTTCAGAACATCGTTCTGTCGTTTAAAGCCAGTAACGTTCCGATGACCGTGACCATTATTCGTCAGCTGGTTGAAAAGCTGGATGCAACGGATTACGACTTTCCATTCCATCTCGGTGTCACCGAAGCGGGCAATGGCGTTATGGGCCGAATCAAGGGGGCGATCGGGATTGGCGGCTTACTGTTGGATGGAATCGGTGACACATTACGCGTCTCCTTAACCGAAGATCCGGTTCAAGAAATCGCGGTTGCTTACGATATTCTCCAGGCGACACAACGACGTATTTCACAAACGGAATATATCGCATGTCCGAGCTGTAGCAGGACTTCTTTCGATATCCAACGTGTTTTAAGCGAACTCAAAGCACAAACAGCAACGCTTCAAGGGATTAAAATTGCCATTATGGGTTGCGTTGTCAACGGACTTGGCGAGCTCGCGGACGCGGACTTTGGTTGCGTTGGCGCTGGCCCCGGTCATGTCAACCTTTACGCCCATGGACAGTGTGTGAAGACAAATATTGCTGAAGCCGATGCCGTAGGGGAACTTCTATCGCTCATCGCCACACATGAATAA
- the rpsI gene encoding 30S ribosomal protein S9, translated as MEQIVEFLGTGRRKTAVARVRLSPGTGRISINEKEFSDYCAQDEVQKIALSPLHTASMAGKVDIRVNVFGGGVLGQAGAIRLGVARALCVMDLNFRSSLKKAGHLTRDGRKKERKKPGQPGARKRFQFSKR; from the coding sequence ATGGAGCAGATTGTAGAGTTTTTAGGAACAGGACGTCGGAAGACGGCCGTTGCACGTGTACGTCTTTCACCGGGAACGGGTCGAATTTCCATTAACGAGAAAGAATTTAGTGATTACTGTGCCCAAGACGAAGTTCAGAAGATTGCACTCTCTCCACTCCATACGGCCAGTATGGCGGGGAAGGTTGATATTCGTGTCAATGTCTTTGGGGGTGGTGTTTTAGGCCAAGCGGGCGCGATTCGTCTTGGTGTTGCGCGTGCGCTTTGTGTGATGGACCTCAACTTCCGTTCTTCCCTAAAGAAAGCAGGTCACTTAACACGAGATGGTCGTAAAAAAGAGCGTAAGAAACCGGGACAGCCGGGGGCGCGCAAACGTTTCCAGTTCTCGAAGCGCTAG
- the lpxD gene encoding UDP-3-O-(3-hydroxymyristoyl)glucosamine N-acyltransferase, with amino-acid sequence MRFSLSIPEIEAIVNPIRTDGLFDGKITAIAGLSEAQPGELSFLGNPKYAHEVETSCASVLLLPASFAYTPKKDQRVLFCQDASVALAKICHALELQSSKHEPGIHPTAVIHPTAILGEDVAIGPNVVVEAEVHIGSHVTIGAGCFIGERTMINEHSRLFPNVSIMPDTVLGKRVTIHSGAVIGSDGFGFAPIAGKWEKIPQIGNVICEDDTDIGANTTIDRARFASTIIGQGTKIDNLVQIAHNVKIGKHCVIVSQVGIAGSTTLGDHVVVGGQVGIAGHLHIADGTQIGAQSGVAQDTEKDSKLLGSPATDFKSALKQFACIARLPKAFDQLKKILKK; translated from the coding sequence ATGCGTTTCTCGTTATCCATCCCAGAAATCGAGGCAATTGTAAACCCAATCCGCACCGACGGTTTGTTTGATGGCAAAATTACGGCAATCGCCGGACTCTCCGAGGCCCAACCTGGTGAACTATCATTTCTCGGCAATCCGAAATATGCCCACGAAGTCGAAACATCATGTGCCTCAGTTTTATTACTGCCTGCAAGCTTTGCCTATACGCCGAAAAAAGATCAACGAGTCCTCTTCTGCCAGGATGCTTCCGTAGCGCTTGCAAAAATTTGTCACGCATTGGAACTTCAAAGCTCGAAACACGAACCTGGGATTCATCCGACGGCGGTGATTCATCCAACGGCAATTCTCGGAGAAGACGTTGCAATCGGTCCTAACGTTGTTGTCGAAGCCGAAGTTCATATTGGCAGTCATGTCACAATTGGTGCAGGTTGCTTCATCGGCGAGAGAACTATGATCAATGAACACTCGCGACTATTTCCAAATGTAAGCATCATGCCCGATACTGTTCTCGGTAAACGCGTTACGATCCACTCGGGTGCCGTCATCGGATCCGATGGCTTTGGTTTTGCACCCATTGCTGGAAAGTGGGAAAAAATTCCACAAATCGGCAACGTGATCTGCGAAGATGATACCGACATTGGCGCTAACACAACAATCGACCGTGCGCGCTTCGCCTCAACGATTATCGGTCAAGGCACGAAGATTGACAACCTCGTTCAAATCGCCCATAATGTCAAAATCGGGAAACACTGCGTCATCGTTTCTCAAGTTGGAATTGCCGGCAGCACAACACTCGGCGACCACGTCGTTGTTGGAGGCCAGGTCGGCATCGCAGGCCATCTTCATATCGCCGATGGCACCCAAATCGGCGCACAGTCTGGTGTCGCGCAAGACACAGAAAAAGATTCTAAATTGCTCGGCTCTCCGGCAACAGACTTCAAAAGTGCTCTCAAACAATTCGCCTGTATCGCCCGACTTCCAAAGGCATTCGATCAGCTCAAAAAAATTCTCAAAAAGTAA